CCACTCACCAGAGAGCTGCTGGACTCCCTCAGTATGTTCTCTGTAAAGTCTTTGGGGCCCAGGCAGACGGGACGCCGTTGGTTGGACAGTTCTACTGGAGTGGCGAGCTTCAGCAGTGCAATATCATGATTATACTGCGACTTACTGAAATCGTACATGGGGTGGATATGCTGCTCTGCCACCACATGGTCTCGCTCTGGACCCTCATCCTGTTTCACATCATGTTCACCTAGAAGCATAGATGAATTTTAGTAACACATTTGTAGGGGACCTTGGCTTGGTCTTCAGTTTCAAGACCATCTCATTTTGGATAGTATGTTCACAATACCTTTCATGTCAATGTTCaagtgctgctttgttttggcTCATGAACTACTGATCATTCATTCTTAAAATGTGACTTCCAGCACACCATGAAGTCAGATTGATTTCCAAGCggcattgtttttctttcatttcattaaatctGAAAAACCACTTGCAGATGTCAgatttgtttgataaatgtaaAGTGAACATTCAGTCCACTTTTGTCAAAGTCATATTACTATGCTGTTGTTGCAAGCAGGGAGCTTCCTTTATGGTGTGTTCATGGACCCTCACATATCCAAAATTCAAGTATCATTGAAAGTGACAACCAAATTTGGTGTAGTTTCACAACAACGTCGCTGATGAATTAAATGCTTTAGGGAGCTGACtcttaaatatcaaatatcagagcgtccttgaatgcaccaacaaCAAAGAGGTTTCAAAACAGCCCCTGCTGGCAGCTGCGTTATCACACAATGATAAAAAGCTTTGATAAAGGCAGTAGATGTTCCCCGTTGGAAGCACGTGTCAAGTATCTGCAAGTTATCTTAACTGTAACCAGTGGCGGCTGGATGGAGGATAGAAAGGCtatgctttggaaaataatCGGCAGCAATTTGTAGTCATTGGGATGAAACATGCAAATAACCGACATAGTCCTTTAAGACAAACATGACATGGCATTGGCAAGTGTAATGATTAATGGAGATATAGATCAGAGATTTACAATGTCCGTATATAGTATATACTTGTTTTTCTTACCCGCTCTAACGAAGAAACCTTGTTTGGAGACCTTAGCCTCTATCAGACAATGGGCAGCAGTGATGACCCATAAGTCACTGAGCAGAGATCCTCCGCAGAAAGGCTGCGCTCTTTGAGTGGAGGCTGAGTGAGACATCAGGgccacctgcaaacacacacacacagacagatacttcaaaaagcacaaaatggcAGAACAGCATCACAGCTAAGGATTTGTTTCCTGCTCATGCTGCCTCCTCATCCCCTTCTCAACATCTGATTGCTCCCattgtctcttctcttctcaccATTACAGTCTTTCTACTACATTATTTGAGCTCTTTACTATATACCTGGGTTTGGGCTGTGGCCTCTGTGGCTCTTACAACCCCCATAAATGtgaagagacagattaaaaaaagaatgttcAAAATTGGAGCAGCGGCTGAGATGTGGACATGtaattgtatttgttgtttaatAATGTCCATGTCAGATGTAATCTTGCtaatattcttctttttttttggtcaactTTTGTGCTTTAATATTGGCAGACCTTTGTGAGGTCAACATAGACTCCAAAGCAAAGAAGCAAAGAAGTAAATTACATCACATGACCATGTATtgggaatttaaaaaaaggtgtaatTTGGCCTATAACAACCCAGCAAATTGAAGACAAACgtatgtgtctttttttactctttccTTCTCTACTCATTTAACCTCCCATGATATATTTGCTGCCCCAGTGACCTGGAAATGTTGGCGTGGAGAGATTGTTAGGTTCATGTACAAGCACCTGCACTGCTGTGTTGACCATGTACAAGAAATCCCATTTTCCAAATGAAGCTTCAGGTTTTTTGACCTccctggaaggaaggaaggaaggaaggaagcaagAAAGGAAGCGAAAACCACCAAACCACATCCCATCTGTGAATATCATCCATTTGCCTTCAACTCATCCCCATCTCTCCATTCTTCATGCCACTCTACAGTACCTGCCAAGGTATCTCTCCAGGAGTGGCCTCGTCGCCTCCCACAATCCTCTGGTCAGTGTTGTCTTGTGCTGTGATGGTGGGGAGTGTGGGGAAGAAAGCCCAGGAAGGCAGCTGCTTTTTCACTGTGGGCCGTTCAGTGACTCTGCTCGCCTCCCCACTGTTCACGACATCCTCAGCTGGATCTACAGAGGAGCTCGAATCTGACTTCACCGAGCGTATATCTATTGCAGAGCCCGCAGAGGTCTCGAACTGGTCTGAATCATTCATAGGGAGTTCGTAGTAATCATATAGCTGTGTTACATTGTCGTCATAGTAGTCGTCCTGTATGGTGTCGCTGGAATTGTATAATCTTTGAGAgctatgtgttgtgtttgatgacCGCGGGACTATGATGGACCTGGTGacggaggtggtggaggtggtggcgAACACGTTCACATGACCACAGCTGAATTGTTCTGAGGGGGGAATAAAAGCGAAACAAAGTCGGAGATATTAGATTAGACGTaattaaatattacaaacaaCAGTGTCAGATTTGTTTCTGGGcaggtttttcttcttttcacattttccctAAGGCTATTATGtgatttcagtctttttcaCACAGTTGTTATTTTAAATACCAAGAtgcacatttgtcatttcacaaAGTGCATATGGggaattacaaaacaaaatggtggaAATGAATGTATCTCAAGAATCCAGAGGGGTAAAGGTTCAATTTTTGATGTTTGCTTTGTTAATGGCTATTAGTTTGGGTCCTATAGGTCACTAGCTGACTAATTGATTGAAGTATTTGGGAAATGGTTGGGACTCAGGTAGGAATATGTTATGTTTAAGCTGGTTAAAGATGGTTTTAAAGATACAATAGATATGTTTTTATGGTTAAGGCCAGTGTAATCAGTTTTAAATGctggttgtctgtgtgtttctctacCCAGAGGGTTCCCGCTCTCAACGATACCCATAAATTATGTACTTTATTGGGCAGCTATAAACTGCAACACAGTTTATGAGCCAGCCTGTGATCCCTTAAGGGATGTGAAGATGTAACGTGATGAGTCCAGCTTTCTGTCTTAATGCTGTAAAGACAGCCTGTATATCACTCTCATGTTCTGGCTTGTGACTCTCTGTGGGTGAGGAAGTTTATGTACAGTAGTTGACttcattgatttcatttggGCAAATACAACAAGTCACCACGGTCTCAAATGTGGGTGTAGAGGGCTAGGCAGGTGTAGATGTGACATAGACTGTGGTTACTTTTTGTTTAGGCATTATACTTCATAAAATATGTGCACTCTTTGTTCAgtctgcattcatttagagtGTAAAACAGAGCATATCAATTAGGGCTGTGTTGAAAGTTAAGAAATGaactaaatatataaataaaaacacctgaacaaccgctttgctttgtttattattgtattttaccTGTTGGCTCACAGCTCTTCTTGTTTGGCCCAAGATGGTAACCAGTTGCACACCGACACAAGGCCTGCTCCCCCTGCATCACACAGAAATGGGAACATCCTCCGTTGTTGACCGAACACTGCTTGGCCACCTCTGGAAACAGGCGGGAAAGCAGAATTAATCTTTTTTATGTGTTGTTGTCAATCATCTTAGCACTCACagtaataacaaaataaaaaaaaaagatatatatggTCTGTCACACTCACCGATCTCACAGTTCTTGCCTCTGAAGTTTGGCTTGCACCAGCAAACATATGAGCTGATTCCgtcttcacacacacctccatttTGGCAAGGGGGTGGCTTACACTGGTCACCatctacgcacacacacacacacacacacacacacacacacacacacacacacacacacacacacacacacacacacacacacacacacacacacagtataaaacatacacacacaggtttagAGGTTACAGCGTGCTTTAAATTCAGAGTAAGGAGGAGTGAGGAGTTGTCTTACCAATGTAGCCGGCCCAGAATTCCatctgaaagagagacacagatgttAATGATGTTAATGAGAAACCTCAGAGTTCagccattacacacacacaaagatggatTATTGGTGTGTATGCCACCTACAGTTTTCTCATCATCCTCAAACACCTCCCTAGCCTCCTCAAACGAACAGAGTTCCTCTTTACACTCCCGCTCCAGGTTGTCTTTGGAAATCACTTCTTCGAGATGGCCGCTGTTGTACCTGCGCTGGCGAATCAGCACCATGTTTGCCGCCTgctgagacaaaaacacacctccTAGAAAAGTTAACAGAAGATTAATTATTGTAAATGTTGATAAAAGTGTAATCAGAACACATCCGTTTATGTACATATAGCACTTGTTGACCATCATCACTGGTGTCAAGTGGAGTCTCACATCTGCTTTTTGATAATGAGACTACTTTTATAATCTTCGGTTGTGTATCAGACACTCACTCCATCTACTTTAAAAATAAGGCTGTAAGTTTCCTTTATTAGCTGCTGGAGttcttgtcttttcttgctTTTAAGCAATTGTCTTTGTGGGGAGTTTtactgacaaacacaacacgCTCACATACTGACTCCCTACCGGGTAACAGGAGCTAACACTGTGCAATATGTTGGAGCTTCCAGATTTTTCAGGCAAAATAATTTCAGATTTCTGCCTTTTCCACAAAGCaatttatttcagctgtcagcatttacagcaagaaaaacatttccttgtTATTTCATAATCTCGTACCTTTACTGTATTATGCACATGCAGCAGAGCAGGTCCATAGTCCATAGGACATTAAGTTTGCTTGTGTCAAATAACCCTCTACAGATTTAAAGGGAAATAAGTAAGATTTTTTACTGCCCTATTTCCCATACTGACCATTGTATACTGATTTTTATGACGTAGGATAACTATTGCTGGCTCCTCAAGTATTCCTGGTTTTGAAAACTAATTTATCAACCTGTATTGTGTTTGGGAACTAACAAAGAAGAGTTCATACCTCTACCAACACTAGGCATCATTGTCAGAATGATAATATCACATGTTTAAATTCATCAAAAGATCTTAAATCTGTTTCACATCAGaatatgtgcattttttttaagattGTAGGAAATAAATCATGAGCCACATCTGGTCAAATTCTAGTCAGTCATTACTTAATTGTCTCAGTACAAGCTCCTGTAAATTTCTGTATATACagacattttgtaattttacCCGTGCTGTTGTTGGATCCCCAGGCCACAGGCTCACTCCAGTCACTCCAGAATAAAGACTCTCCACAGTTGCTCCCCACTCTGCTCCGCACTTGCAGCTCATACCGGGAACTGCTGGAGGGCAAGTTGATGCAGTAACTCTGGATCCCAATACTGACCTTAGAAGTCTGTGGACAGCAGGATGGAGTTGAGTAAGGAGATGGgcagaagacaaaaaaagataatgaagcaaagaatgaaaaaggaggATGAGAGATTGACAGATCTCTTGTCCCTTCTGATTGCCTACCTCCCAGTTCTTGTTGTTGGTTCTGAAGCGAACCTCACTCTCCACACACTTTGCAGCAGTCTGGTTCCAGTAGAACCACAGGTTAGAGTCGGATTCATTCTGGACAGTCAGATGGGTTGGTGGATTTAACTTGACTGGAGACGACAGACCATTCAATGATAGAGAATATACAATGTGATGACAAGGTAATAGGACAGACATATACATATCCTAATACTAAATACTagcattgttttttctttcctggaaAATTATTATATGTTTAAGTTAAAGTTGTGCTGCACCAGTAGGTGTAACAAACCATCTCTCCTTCTTTAATTGGTTTACTAGTTTGAATAGTTACTCCCAATGTTACATTGCACCCCAGTAAATAAGCATACCTTTTGATTTAAGATCATGATCCTTCAGGTAACTGTTGTTGCCATGTACCAGTttggtgtaaaatgtgttgaacCTGTTGACTGGGTTGTCATAGGGCCCGTTAcatccagtgtttgtgctgttctCTGACAGATAGGTGGTACACTCGCTGATTTCTTTGACACTGTGGAACCTGTACAGAAATCACAATTTCATTCGCACTTAATCATTAGGTCATCTGTGTCAGGAACATCGGGGAGTTGTTTTTTAGGCAACATAAAAGGCCACATATCCTCTCAACCCGGGTACAGGACTAGCTTAACATATTCCATTCCATTCCAAACTTCTAAGAGTTAATGGTCTTCGCACAGTGTGGAGAATAAGAAACACTTATCTTAAGCGTTATCAATCACATATGTTATGATAACCCCAGATAAATGCACAAATAGAAAAGGTGGTATCACATAATATCAGATGTTCACATCAAATTGCTTCAGCTAACGTTGTATTCATCTTGACCAATGATATTCTGTACAGTCACTCGATGTCTCATGAGGTGTGACCACCTGCGTTCCTGTAGATAAGTCAACAGGGATTTATTCTTAAACAACTTAAAACACCATTTAAATTTGAGAGCATTTTAGGTCAAAAGAAATGTGATAAAGAAAGAGTAAAagttttgactttttgtttcacttgaGTCCAAAATTCGTGGAGTGGTTGTATACATTCAGATGGCATTATAAAGTTTTAGTTAACAGTCATCTATTACGAACCTGCTGTAGAAGGTGTAATTGACCTCTGGAGTCCCCTGCTTATTCCAGGAACAGTGAACATATTCCAGATTCACCACCAAACAGTCCACATCTGTCAGAGACACAAGAGGGGTGAGACCAACATAATAGTTCCATGAAGAAAATCATTAgggttacacacacactatactaTATAGACTACTAGCagtccactcacacacacacaatgcggAAATGGCAGCACAATGACGTCAAAGGGAATTTACACAAAATGCACATAATCGCTTAAACTGTTTAATTCAATCTGATAATAAAAGCGATTAATCATTTAGAATAATTCAAAACTCACAGTGGTTATAATGGGTTTCAATGGTGGACAATTTTtacagttggaaaaaaaagcttcaaaaagtCCCCAAAAATCACACAGATAGTTTTACCAAAACACAGATAAATGCACTGCTTCTATGTCACTCTGTCCTGTTCCACAAAGCTCCAAAGCTCTGCAGGAAGAAACACTTTGCCATATTTTGAATGCACAGAATTCTTTTACATATTCTTTTTCAGCCATTAAAACGTTTCATCATTGAAATCAATTGTATCCAACATGACTCAAACACACCACATCGGCTGTCCTCTACAACAGACACCCTTCACACCTACAGGGGATGAGTGTTTGATAATCAAAACGTAGAGTTTTGAGTGGTGTCACTTGAAGATGTGAGGTCAGAGATCAGGCCTTTGAAAATGACCACCAGCCTCTTCCTACATCTTTACATCTCTGACCTTTGGCTGCCTCCTGCCTCCTACATCCATACCTGCTGCTCTCTCGTTTacctgtgttttcctctgtgattTCAGCGACCAGTCCGTGCCTCTCCAGCAGTAAACCAGCAATGAGAGCCAGTAAACAAACTCTGGCCATCTTGTCGTTGTcagttgtctgtctgcttttttgCCAAAGCCTAAATTCAGTGCAGGAGAGACAGATCCACCACTCCAAAGTACAGCAACACACTGTTTACTCACCTGGGAGGCCGcagagtatgtgtgtttggtcacatttgtgtgtgtgtgtgtgtgggagtggaAGACAGAGGGTAAGGAtaggaaaaaaagtgtgtgagcgatattgaatgtgtgtataacaagaaagagaaaggaggtaTAAAGTGACAAAGTTTGAAAAGCAGATGGTTTTATTCAGTCATGTCAGACTGAAATTGAGCAACAGCAAATATTGACTGCTGACGAGAAAGAAGGACAGTTCTGgacattgctgtgtgtgtgtgtgtgtgtgagtttgttgaCATTACCAGTTGTTAATCATGTTGTTTATCATGATGAGTCTTGTCCGATAAGCAGCTTTTGCAGCATGGCTTACGTGACGGTTTCAAATGGGGTAAACGCACACATGCGCGTgcacacagacggacagacacacacacacacacacacatttgtatttctatATTTGCAAGGACTATCAGTCACCTTATACACCCCTTAGCCCCTGACCTGAACCATAATCATTACAACTCTGTGGTTGGCCCAAACTTTACACtacaaacaaaaagctgaatTTATTAGCAATAAAAAGCATACTTGTGTAATGAAATACACTCAGAGGTTTTTCTGTCACAGCCTTATTTTGTCTGGTACGACCAGTAGCTTAAGATGGCTGGCAAACTAGATAGATATTGCTGTGCAACTGACATTACCGAGTCAGACTCAGGTGAGTGACTATGCTTAGGCATTCACCAAATTGTAAATTACCAAATGTACAAAGGCTCGCCTTAAATCAGGTCTTAATTCTCAAACAGCCTTTTGAAGAAGTGAGGACCGGCCAGAATTTGCTCTTCACAAAGACTtatacaagacacacacactcaaacactcacacatacagactaaTGAGTCCAGATTTTAAACTGTATCATCATTTGAGTGTATAAATATCACTGTAAATCCAGGCAGGCAAATCAGCTTAAAGCCAttcagagacagcagaggagactgaaaatataattaaaactCCTCAGATGGTGCTGAAATGTACACACTAAAGTAAAGAACACCCAAACTCTGAGCTTGATCTTGAGTATTGAAGGCTGTTTGATTAGACTGTGAGTTACACAGGGTGTGGCTGTGGACAAATCACTGTGACTGACAGCCAGGTCAGCTGGCCTTGAGCCAGCAGCTCCTTGGCAACAGCGGCCTTGTGGTGACTTATTGGCTGAGGATGATTTAAATGGGGTGAGGGAGGGTTGCATCCCTCCCTTTCGAGCAACATATGCAACCCATTAAATTCATCCCCCTTGCAAACTACAGAttttacagtggaaaaaaatTGCGAAGGAATTTAACAATTAGCACGTTCACCACCCCTTTGGCAACAACTATGATTAAATGCTGATTAGTGTCCTGGGACCAGATCTGTCAGTGCTGTTAACAGTAGCTCAGCAGTGGAGGAGGGGACCACTGACGTCAAGCATCtcacatgtaaatgcacacacacagacacacacagacacacacagacacacacagagtcagagcAAAGCGGGCTAAAACCAGGAAAAGCGTGCTGGTCCCCAGTGTACAGAATCCCATTCAGCCTGTGTATTGTTACATGAGAGCTTATCAAATTTGCCTGCAAGTTCATTACATCAGCATTTCTATAATCTGATTGTCTTTATTGTGAACAGACTGTAAACTGGTGAGGAAAAAAGAATTtgaagtacaaaaaaaacaaagaaatggcaTAAAAACACTCGCAATATAGTGCATTTATGCAGGAAGTGAAATCATAGCTTCAATCATGGCCAACAACTAA
The Enoplosus armatus isolate fEnoArm2 chromosome 13, fEnoArm2.hap1, whole genome shotgun sequence genome window above contains:
- the LOC139295385 gene encoding cytokine receptor common subunit gamma-like gives rise to the protein LVSLTDVDCLVVNLEYVHCSWNKQGTPEVNYTFYSRFHSVKEISECTTYLSENSTNTGCNGPYDNPVNRFNTFYTKLVHGNNSYLKDHDLKSKVKLNPPTHLTVQNESDSNLWFYWNQTAAKCVESEVRFRTNNKNWETSKVSIGIQSYCINLPSSSSRYELQVRSRVGSNCGESLFWSDWSEPVAWGSNNSTVKLPTKTIA
- the LOC139295384 gene encoding coagulation factor IX-like: MARVCLLALIAGLLLERHGLVAEITEENTGGVFLSQQAANMVLIRQRRYNSGHLEEVISKDNLERECKEELCSFEEAREVFEDDEKTMEFWAGYIDGDQCKPPPCQNGGVCEDGISSYVCWCKPNFRGKNCEIEVAKQCSVNNGGCSHFCVMQGEQALCRCATGYHLGPNKKSCEPTEQFSCGHVNVFATTSTTSVTRSIIVPRSSNTTHSSQRLYNSSDTIQDDYYDDNVTQLYDYYELPMNDSDQFETSAGSAIDIRSVKSDSSSSVDPAEDVVNSGEASRVTERPTVKKQLPSWAFFPTLPTITAQDNTDQRIVGGDEATPGEIPWQVALMSHSASTQRAQPFCGGSLLSDLWVITAAHCLIEAKVSKQGFFVRAGEHDVKQDEGPERDHVVAEQHIHPMYDFSKSQYNHDIALLKLATPVELSNQRRPVCLGPKDFTENILRESSSSLVSGWGRIKFQGLEATKLQKLEVPYVERTLCKQSSRDHITRFMFCAGFQNKQMDSCQGDSGGPHVTNYKGTWFLTGIVSWGEECAKDGKYGIYTRVSRYYSWISQRTAIQMN